One Paenibacillus sp. FSL H7-0737 DNA segment encodes these proteins:
- a CDS encoding NtaA/DmoA family FMN-dependent monooxygenase (This protein belongs to a clade of FMN-dependent monooxygenases, within a broader family of flavin-dependent oxidoreductases, the luciferase-like monooxygenase (LMM) family, some of whose members use coenzyme F420 rather than FMN.) produces MTGNRQLCIGLSLNATWMKGDGWRHPDSGVEKMGSIEYYIDLAKMAENSKLDFLFRADYLYVSPQMLGDSSNFGSPDPALFFAAIARETERIGLVTTISTTFNPPYVVARQLQSLHWLSNGRAGWNIVTSIEGADNFSDSPMPSPEERYAKAKEFTDVVCKLWESFPNEAIVIDRQSGMFSDKDKVTAINHSGEFFSVKGPLTLPAHRSGTPPLFQAGASDIGRNFASSIADAIFAAMPDIESGVELRNDLRKRAAEQGRDPDAIRVLPGLYFFLADTREEALELHKTAHANLSLERRHASLKSVLGLDLTGYSIDRRVTADMLPDPNQAVRSRTHAELLRRYIIKNQPTVKEILDRPEVVGSAHWVSVGTVEDVLNDIIERFEAGAMDGFIALPGGSEQSMELFFEKLVPKLVERGLFRSEYTGCTFREHLGI; encoded by the coding sequence ATGACAGGAAACAGACAATTATGTATTGGGTTGTCCTTAAATGCAACCTGGATGAAAGGAGACGGCTGGCGGCACCCGGATAGCGGAGTCGAAAAGATGGGGTCTATCGAATATTATATTGATTTGGCAAAAATGGCGGAGAATTCTAAGCTCGATTTTCTATTCAGGGCTGATTATCTGTATGTTAGCCCGCAGATGTTAGGGGATTCCTCTAATTTCGGCAGCCCGGACCCTGCATTGTTTTTTGCAGCGATAGCCCGTGAAACCGAACGGATCGGACTAGTGACGACGATTTCTACCACTTTTAATCCGCCTTATGTTGTAGCAAGACAGCTTCAGTCTTTACACTGGCTGAGCAATGGACGTGCTGGCTGGAATATTGTCACATCTATTGAAGGCGCCGATAATTTCAGCGATTCACCTATGCCTTCACCGGAAGAGAGATATGCCAAGGCAAAAGAGTTCACGGATGTTGTATGCAAGCTGTGGGAGAGTTTTCCGAATGAAGCGATTGTTATCGACCGTCAGTCGGGTATGTTCTCGGATAAGGATAAAGTAACTGCTATAAATCATTCCGGTGAATTTTTCAGTGTAAAAGGACCGCTTACTTTGCCTGCTCACAGGTCAGGAACGCCTCCGCTATTTCAAGCCGGCGCTTCGGATATTGGACGGAATTTCGCTTCTTCCATTGCAGATGCTATTTTTGCAGCAATGCCGGATATCGAATCAGGAGTGGAGCTAAGAAATGATCTGAGAAAAAGAGCGGCAGAGCAGGGACGTGATCCGGATGCCATCAGAGTTTTGCCGGGCTTATATTTTTTTCTGGCTGATACGCGTGAAGAAGCGCTTGAATTACATAAGACCGCACATGCGAATTTAAGTCTTGAGCGCAGACATGCTTCGCTTAAATCGGTGTTAGGTCTTGATTTAACCGGTTATTCCATAGATAGGCGCGTAACTGCCGATATGTTACCCGATCCAAATCAGGCCGTCCGCAGTCGGACACATGCCGAACTATTGCGGCGGTATATTATCAAAAACCAGCCTACAGTGAAAGAGATCCTGGACAGGCCGGAGGTTGTCGGATCTGCTCATTGGGTATCTGTCGGGACAGTCGAGGATGTACTGAACGATATTATTGAGCGGTTTGAAGCGGGGGCTATGGATGGCTTCATCGCCTTGCCGGGCGGTTCAGAACAATCTATGGAACTGTTTTTTGAGAAGCTGGTACCGAAGCTGGTTGAGAGAGGCTTGTTTCGAAGTGAATATACGGGGTGCACTTTTCGTGAGCATCTAGGGATATAA
- a CDS encoding NAD(P)/FAD-dependent oxidoreductase, with the protein MHEEEMFDVTIIGGGPAGLFAAFYSGLREMKTKIIEFQPVLGGKVHVYPEKMIWDVGGLQPILGSQLIEQMVAQGMTFQPDVAFNEKVTSISKDEAGYFILHTAANRKHFTRTVILAIGGGILKPIKLEIEGVERFEITNLHYTVKSLARFKEKTILISGGGHSAVDWANELAPIAKKVYLTYRKENLKGHEADISRLANNDVVCLLNTSIEKLIATPDHERIGTVLLKSNDNGEAFELSVDEVIINHGYERDKELLVNSEIKIDLWEHRISGSAMSGTSVPGIYAAGDVLHHEGKLHLIAGAFQDSANAVNQAKQYITPEANSTGMVSSHNDLFIQKNRDLMKHLYR; encoded by the coding sequence ATGCATGAAGAGGAAATGTTTGATGTTACAATTATTGGCGGCGGTCCGGCCGGATTATTTGCTGCATTTTATAGTGGACTCCGCGAAATGAAGACCAAAATCATTGAATTTCAGCCTGTACTTGGCGGCAAGGTGCATGTCTATCCGGAAAAGATGATATGGGATGTGGGAGGCTTACAACCTATTCTTGGCTCGCAGCTTATTGAACAAATGGTTGCGCAAGGGATGACGTTCCAGCCGGATGTTGCTTTTAATGAAAAGGTCACATCCATCTCGAAAGATGAAGCAGGTTACTTTATATTGCACACGGCCGCAAACCGGAAGCATTTCACTAGAACTGTAATATTGGCCATTGGAGGAGGCATTCTGAAGCCGATCAAGCTTGAAATCGAGGGTGTCGAAAGATTTGAAATCACAAATTTGCATTATACGGTGAAGTCACTTGCCCGCTTCAAAGAGAAGACTATTCTAATATCGGGTGGCGGACATTCTGCTGTTGACTGGGCGAACGAACTGGCCCCGATTGCCAAGAAGGTGTATTTAACGTACCGGAAAGAGAACTTAAAGGGGCATGAAGCCGATATTTCACGCTTGGCGAACAATGACGTAGTGTGCTTGTTAAATACTTCAATCGAAAAATTGATTGCCACACCGGATCACGAAAGAATAGGGACAGTACTGCTAAAAAGCAATGACAACGGAGAAGCATTTGAGCTGTCCGTTGATGAGGTCATCATTAATCACGGCTATGAACGCGACAAGGAACTACTGGTGAACAGTGAAATTAAAATTGATCTGTGGGAACATCGGATTTCAGGATCAGCAATGAGCGGGACATCCGTGCCGGGTATTTATGCGGCAGGTGATGTTCTGCATCATGAAGGTAAGCTGCACCTGATAGCGGGAGCGTTCCAGGATTCTGCCAATGCAGTAAACCAGGCCAAACAATACATCACGCCAGAGGCAAATTCGACCGGGATGGTGTCTTCGCACAATGACCTGTTCATACAGAAAAACCGTGATTTAATGAAGCATTTATACAGATAG
- a CDS encoding ABC transporter substrate-binding protein has translation MNRLFGWIASLIIIAGLLAGCSETSVTTAPEVGKIEEAGWPRTIADASDNGVVLKTRPERIAVLHPLYLDYFFALDTSPIASTNAAEAMKDFATLQPYAGTAEIIDLGNSNANLEMIMDAKPDVIVTFKGSVDSNYDELNKIAPVILIDYTDTWEKTTMLCAQIVGKETLAEQAIKETQEMIANTKKQLNSLENKTFALLRVDGKANFNAQGSKNTMYYNQTVGFGLLPPKGYPEEGGALSLEGLYSMNPDYIIIQHDMDIAKAAIKEKETSKAWNSLEAVKNNHVLIFDNSLNSASILAVRLAADHFLQLAAEQ, from the coding sequence ATGAATAGACTATTTGGATGGATTGCATCCTTAATTATAATAGCAGGATTACTGGCTGGATGTTCCGAAACTTCAGTCACAACTGCACCTGAAGTCGGCAAGATCGAGGAAGCGGGATGGCCAAGAACAATTGCAGATGCCAGCGACAATGGAGTGGTGCTCAAGACACGACCTGAGCGGATAGCGGTTCTGCATCCTTTGTATTTGGACTACTTTTTCGCTCTAGATACGTCTCCAATCGCATCAACTAACGCAGCTGAAGCAATGAAAGATTTCGCTACTTTACAGCCTTATGCCGGAACTGCTGAGATTATTGATTTGGGCAATAGCAATGCGAATCTGGAAATGATCATGGATGCAAAGCCTGATGTGATTGTAACCTTCAAGGGTTCTGTTGATAGCAATTATGATGAGTTGAATAAGATTGCACCTGTCATCTTAATTGACTACACCGATACCTGGGAAAAAACGACTATGCTGTGTGCTCAGATTGTTGGAAAAGAGACGTTAGCGGAACAAGCCATTAAGGAAACACAAGAAATGATAGCCAATACGAAAAAACAGTTAAATAGTCTTGAAAATAAGACCTTTGCCTTGCTACGGGTCGATGGAAAAGCCAATTTTAATGCTCAAGGCTCTAAAAACACGATGTACTACAATCAAACAGTGGGCTTTGGGTTGTTGCCACCAAAGGGATATCCCGAGGAGGGTGGGGCTCTTTCTCTGGAGGGTCTATACAGCATGAATCCCGATTATATTATTATCCAGCATGATATGGATATCGCAAAGGCGGCCATCAAGGAGAAGGAAACTTCAAAAGCGTGGAACTCACTGGAAGCAGTAAAAAACAATCATGTTCTTATCTTTGATAATTCACTAAACAGCGCAAGTATCCTGGCTGTCCGTTTAGCTGCAGATCATTTCCTGCAATTGGCGGCTGAACAATAA
- a CDS encoding dihydrofolate reductase family protein — translation MRKLVLFLHTSLDGFVEGPNGEMDIGWVSYDADLEKHAKEILSTADTVLWGRGTYQMMHSYWPSVPSNPSASQHERNHAEWIEKTAKIVFSTTLEKVEWNNSRLVKEDVEKEINNLKQQPGKDMVILGSPRFAHHLMQLDLIDEYKITVSPVLIGKGLPLFQGLKEKINLKLIENKTFDSGAIGLVYQTLR, via the coding sequence ATGAGAAAACTCGTTCTATTTCTTCACACATCGCTTGACGGTTTTGTTGAAGGGCCTAATGGTGAAATGGACATTGGTTGGGTTTCCTACGATGCTGATTTGGAGAAACATGCGAAAGAAATTCTGAGTACTGCCGACACTGTCCTTTGGGGACGTGGGACTTATCAGATGATGCATAGTTACTGGCCATCTGTGCCTTCGAACCCATCAGCTTCGCAGCATGAACGGAATCATGCCGAGTGGATCGAAAAGACAGCCAAAATCGTTTTTTCCACGACGCTGGAGAAAGTCGAATGGAATAATTCCAGACTCGTGAAAGAAGATGTCGAGAAAGAGATCAATAACCTCAAACAGCAGCCAGGCAAGGATATGGTCATCCTCGGCAGTCCTAGGTTCGCACACCACCTCATGCAGCTTGATTTAATTGATGAGTATAAAATTACGGTTTCTCCCGTTCTGATCGGTAAGGGATTGCCGTTATTCCAAGGTCTCAAGGAGAAGATCAATCTTAAGCTAATCGAAAACAAGACCTTTGATTCTGGAGCCATAGGCCTCGTTTACCAGACGCTAAGATGA
- a CDS encoding AraC family transcriptional regulator, with translation MHINNQIFLWDQATVKLLDVRQIEMVQSEILQKYKIPASIFLLSVHGSAQVQLDQAEFSFTGFQILHSGKGATLNIVPTSKKFVYYIIYYRAWIHEEDPFQIQYCFSPNAPILLYNKIQMMHQKWNRQEERLHVKSLFYQFIDQVLKELHRQETEVKQTSVAVQVITYIQEYYAEPITLDSLAEVFNFSAYHLSSLFKEYTGMSPIDYLIRFRLERATELLMTTEASVGEIAASVGYKDVYYFSRIFKKRKGVSPAHFRTREIQAHKVAESPSNFPTSSIFEHIVQQYINNDNHYHNTEKGELHMFKMTKSQTTAALLLCGSLLLGACSSGTGTAAKEQSTGNGTVNQTVLEESSKTRIVSTPKGDVEVPAEPKRVAADQYMGHLLKLGIVPIGARTFMLDEGWMEKADIPKETIEKIEDLGDFPLNLEKLTMLDPDLIIGSIDENIEQYEKIGTTVFLPYWEGLSTAGPLDKFRGVSKIFGKEKEAEEWITEYEQKVAEAKSKLAGVIKEGETVSVVSFSEKAVYVLAAKGGNYGSSTIYNMLQLPPTESAKNMAEGFESISLEVLPEYLGDYVFVYNGDADATNKAMESNIWKGIPAVKNGKVYLYGDNYHDEFVMEDPFSLELQLDTIVNLLLGTTK, from the coding sequence ATGCACATCAACAATCAAATATTTCTTTGGGATCAAGCGACCGTCAAGTTATTGGATGTACGCCAAATTGAAATGGTTCAAAGCGAAATTCTTCAAAAATATAAGATTCCTGCCAGTATATTTTTACTTTCGGTACATGGGAGCGCTCAAGTTCAGTTAGATCAGGCCGAATTTTCTTTTACAGGATTTCAAATCCTCCATAGCGGGAAAGGGGCGACCCTCAATATTGTTCCGACAAGCAAGAAATTTGTTTACTATATCATTTACTACCGTGCATGGATTCATGAAGAGGATCCCTTCCAAATACAATATTGTTTTTCCCCTAATGCACCCATTTTACTTTATAACAAAATTCAAATGATGCATCAAAAATGGAACAGGCAAGAAGAGAGACTCCATGTTAAATCATTGTTTTATCAATTCATTGATCAGGTTTTAAAAGAATTACATAGACAAGAGACTGAGGTGAAACAAACAAGTGTTGCAGTCCAAGTCATCACCTACATCCAGGAATACTATGCGGAGCCAATCACATTAGATTCTCTTGCGGAAGTATTTAATTTCAGTGCTTATCATTTGTCATCATTGTTTAAAGAGTACACAGGTATGAGTCCGATTGATTACTTAATTCGTTTTAGGCTTGAACGGGCAACAGAGCTTTTAATGACAACAGAGGCTTCTGTCGGGGAAATTGCAGCAAGCGTTGGTTATAAAGACGTTTATTATTTCAGCCGAATTTTTAAGAAAAGAAAAGGTGTATCCCCTGCACATTTTAGAACAAGAGAGATACAGGCACATAAAGTTGCTGAAAGTCCATCAAACTTCCCCACATCCTCTATTTTTGAACACATCGTTCAACAGTATATTAATAATGATAATCATTATCATAATACGGAAAAAGGGGAATTACATATGTTTAAAATGACAAAATCTCAGACGACGGCAGCTTTGCTGCTTTGCGGTTCTTTATTATTAGGCGCTTGCTCAAGCGGGACGGGCACAGCTGCGAAGGAGCAGAGTACTGGGAATGGAACCGTTAATCAAACAGTATTAGAAGAAAGTTCGAAGACTCGAATAGTATCAACGCCAAAGGGAGATGTGGAAGTACCTGCAGAGCCGAAAAGAGTAGCGGCTGACCAATATATGGGGCATTTATTGAAATTAGGAATTGTTCCAATCGGTGCAAGAACATTTATGCTGGATGAAGGCTGGATGGAGAAGGCGGACATTCCGAAAGAAACGATCGAGAAAATTGAAGATCTAGGAGATTTTCCTTTAAACCTGGAAAAATTAACGATGCTAGATCCGGACTTAATTATCGGTTCAATCGATGAGAACATAGAACAATATGAGAAGATTGGAACGACTGTTTTTCTGCCTTATTGGGAGGGGTTATCAACCGCAGGGCCGCTTGATAAATTCAGGGGTGTAAGCAAGATATTCGGAAAAGAAAAAGAAGCAGAAGAATGGATTACGGAATACGAACAGAAAGTAGCTGAAGCAAAGTCGAAACTCGCCGGTGTTATTAAGGAAGGGGAAACCGTTTCGGTTGTTTCATTTTCAGAAAAAGCGGTATACGTCTTAGCGGCAAAGGGAGGAAACTATGGTTCTTCCACTATATACAATATGCTGCAGCTGCCTCCAACAGAAAGTGCAAAAAATATGGCTGAGGGGTTTGAATCGATTTCACTTGAAGTGCTCCCAGAATACTTAGGGGATTATGTTTTTGTTTATAATGGCGATGCTGATGCAACAAATAAAGCAATGGAAAGTAACATATGGAAAGGCATCCCTGCAGTGAAAAATGGCAAAGTTTATTTGTATGGTGATAACTATCATGATGAATTCGTTATGGAGGACCCTTTTTCATTAGAGCTTCAGCTGGATACGATTGTTAATCTATTACTTGGCACTACTAAATAA
- the codB gene encoding cytosine permease, which yields MSKQDQEFSWQAVPKTQRNHFGKTFSVMLAFTFFSASMLAGGTLGVSLTFMEFIGIVLAGNLALGIYTGALAHIAAKTGLSTHLLAKYAFGEKGSYLPSFLLGFTQVGWFGVGVAMFAVPVARAMDWNVYLLIFVFGLAMTASAIFGMKSLVILGYIAVPAIAILGGYSVFEGVNTLGGLQGLLDYTPTESLTAAAALTICIGSFISGGTLTPDFARFARTSRQAVTATVISFFLGNSLMFLFGAVGAMAYNLADISEVMFLQGLLIPAIIVLGLNIWTTNDNALYASGLGFANITKISKKFFVIVNGIVGTVFAMWMYNNFVGFLNVLGAAIPSIGAIIIADYFIVKRRNYKPFADMTFKNVNWIAMVAWVIGVAFAQLAPGITPLNALIGTAVVYTVIMLIVAKKESKEMGNKNDYTERKIAG from the coding sequence ATGAGTAAACAGGATCAAGAGTTTTCGTGGCAAGCGGTGCCGAAAACGCAGAGAAATCATTTTGGAAAGACGTTCTCCGTCATGTTAGCATTCACTTTCTTTTCCGCAAGCATGTTGGCAGGGGGAACGTTAGGGGTCAGTTTGACATTCATGGAGTTCATTGGAATCGTGCTTGCCGGTAATCTGGCACTCGGCATCTATACCGGAGCACTGGCACATATCGCTGCCAAAACAGGTCTTTCCACGCATTTGCTTGCAAAATATGCGTTCGGTGAAAAAGGCTCGTACCTTCCTTCTTTCCTGCTTGGCTTCACACAGGTCGGATGGTTCGGTGTCGGTGTAGCCATGTTCGCGGTACCGGTCGCCAGAGCGATGGACTGGAATGTGTACCTTTTGATCTTCGTGTTTGGTCTCGCAATGACGGCATCAGCCATCTTCGGCATGAAGTCGCTCGTCATTCTGGGTTATATAGCAGTTCCGGCCATTGCTATTCTCGGTGGTTACTCAGTGTTCGAAGGAGTAAACACGCTGGGTGGTCTGCAAGGGTTGCTCGATTACACACCAACAGAGTCGCTCACCGCAGCAGCAGCATTGACCATTTGTATCGGGTCATTCATTAGCGGCGGAACGTTGACGCCCGATTTTGCCCGGTTTGCCAGAACCTCCCGGCAGGCGGTTACTGCAACGGTCATTTCGTTCTTTCTAGGGAACTCACTTATGTTTCTCTTCGGTGCAGTCGGCGCAATGGCTTATAATTTGGCAGATATCTCGGAGGTCATGTTCCTGCAAGGATTGCTCATTCCTGCGATCATCGTACTGGGGCTGAACATCTGGACAACTAACGATAACGCACTTTACGCTTCCGGGCTGGGCTTTGCCAATATCACTAAAATTTCGAAAAAGTTTTTCGTTATCGTTAACGGCATCGTGGGTACCGTATTTGCCATGTGGATGTACAACAATTTCGTTGGTTTCCTGAATGTGCTGGGCGCGGCGATACCGTCCATCGGGGCGATCATCATCGCAGACTATTTTATTGTGAAGCGCAGAAACTATAAACCATTTGCCGACATGACTTTCAAAAATGTAAACTGGATCGCGATGGTGGCTTGGGTTATCGGCGTGGCCTTCGCCCAGCTGGCTCCAGGAATAACACCACTTAATGCACTGATTGGAACAGCGGTTGTATACACTGTGATAATGCTGATCGTTGCTAAGAAAGAATCCAAAGAAATGGGGAATAAAAATGATTATACAGAACGCAAAATTGCGGGGTAA
- a CDS encoding cytosine deaminase: MIIQNAKLRGKEGLWNIVVKDGKFELITQSMELTANEEVIDVNGSLVLPPFIEPHIHLDTTLTAGEPEWNLSGTLFEGIQRWSERKAFLTHEDVKTRSKTALKWQIAQGIQHVRTHVDVTDPSLTAVKAMLEVKEEMAPFIDIQLVAFPQEGIHSFPNGVELLEESLKMGVDVVGGIPHFEFTREYGVDSMKVAFDLAEKYDRLIDIHCDEIDDEQSRFLEVVAKEAYERGLGSRTTASHTTAMGSYNDAYTYKLFRLLKMADLNFVSNPLVNIHLQGRFDTYPKRRGLTRVKELLEAGLNVCFGHDDIFDPWYPLGTGNMLQVLHMGIHASQLLGYDQIVNSIDLITKNSARTLNIEDMYGIEVGKPANFIVLEAENEYETIRKQAGVLYSFRAGRKIAETKPRDTSIILENGSEKITFNK; the protein is encoded by the coding sequence ATGATTATACAGAACGCAAAATTGCGGGGTAAAGAAGGTTTATGGAATATTGTTGTGAAAGATGGGAAGTTTGAGCTTATCACGCAGTCAATGGAGCTAACTGCGAATGAGGAAGTAATTGATGTTAACGGCTCACTTGTGCTGCCACCGTTCATTGAACCTCATATTCACTTGGATACAACGTTAACAGCAGGTGAGCCGGAATGGAATTTGAGCGGAACACTGTTTGAAGGCATCCAGCGTTGGTCAGAACGCAAGGCCTTCCTGACGCATGAAGACGTCAAAACGCGTTCCAAAACTGCATTGAAGTGGCAGATCGCGCAGGGTATCCAGCATGTACGAACACATGTAGACGTTACTGATCCAAGTTTGACCGCCGTTAAAGCGATGCTTGAAGTGAAAGAAGAAATGGCACCGTTCATTGACATCCAGCTTGTCGCTTTTCCACAGGAAGGTATTCACTCCTTCCCGAACGGTGTGGAATTACTAGAAGAGTCGCTGAAAATGGGTGTTGACGTGGTGGGTGGTATTCCACACTTCGAATTCACAAGAGAATATGGCGTCGATTCGATGAAGGTTGCGTTTGACCTCGCTGAAAAATACGACCGTCTGATCGATATCCATTGCGACGAAATCGATGACGAGCAATCCCGTTTCTTGGAAGTTGTAGCCAAAGAAGCTTACGAACGCGGGCTTGGCTCCCGTACGACAGCAAGCCACACGACGGCGATGGGGTCATACAATGATGCATATACGTACAAATTGTTTAGATTACTGAAGATGGCTGACCTAAATTTCGTCTCCAATCCTCTGGTTAACATCCATCTGCAGGGACGCTTTGACACTTATCCGAAAAGAAGAGGATTAACTCGCGTCAAAGAACTGCTGGAAGCGGGACTTAATGTATGCTTCGGTCACGATGACATTTTTGATCCATGGTATCCGCTTGGCACAGGCAATATGCTTCAGGTGCTGCACATGGGTATTCATGCTTCTCAGCTGCTTGGATACGATCAAATCGTAAATTCAATCGATCTTATTACGAAAAATAGCGCAAGAACGTTGAATATCGAGGATATGTATGGCATTGAAGTAGGTAAACCTGCCAACTTCATCGTTCTTGAAGCAGAGAACGAGTATGAGACCATTCGTAAACAGGCCGGAGTACTTTATTCGTTCAGAGCCGGCCGCAAAATCGCGGAAACAAAGCCGCGGGACACTTCGATCATTCTTGAGAACGGTTCGGAGAAGATTACTTTCAATAAATAA